AGCATGATAAATTAAAGTTTGGCCAAGTGAACCAATGTAGGTATTTTCTTCCATTATAATAATATTATTAAAAGTATTCAAAATATCAGAAAACATTTTTGTATCAAACGGTTTTATAAAACGAGCATTTATAATATGGGGATTTATACCATTACTTTTTAATTCTTCTAGGGCCTGCATAGCGTATTTTATACAGTTGCCATATGCAATTATACAAATATCATTTGCATCAGATGCATTCAAAACCTGCCATTTACCAAACTCTATTGTATCTATAAATTCATCCCCAAAATTAACAGATTCTCCCCTAGGGTACCTTATTGCAAAAGGACCAAAATTACCATTAATAGCAAACTTTAATAGAGCATCAAGCTCAGTTGCATCTTTTGGCGCAGTTATGATCATATTTGGAACTAAATTTAAATAAGATACATCAAAAATACCCTGATGAGTTTCGCCATCATCTCCAACAATACCAGCTCTATCAATAGCAAATACTACATTTAATTTTTGAAGTGCTATATCATGTATGATTTGATCGTATGATCGCTGCAAAAATGTTGAGTAAATTGCAACAATAGGCCTCATGCCTGAGATTGCGAGTCCGCCTGCAAATGTAACTGCATGTTGTTCTGCTATACCTACATCAAAAACCCTATCTGGAAAAATATTTTTAGCTTTTTCAAGACCAGTGCCTATAAGCATAGCCGCACTAATAGCAACAACTTTTGGGTTATCTTGCATTATATTTATTACACTTTCTCCAAACACTGAAGAATAACTTTGAGTTGCATTCTTTTCCAGTGTTTGACCAGTTGAAATATCAAATGGTCCTATGCCATGGAATTTCGAAGGATTTTCTTCTGCATATTTATAACCTTTGCCCTTTTTTGTAAGAATATGAACAAATATAGGGCCTCTTAAATTTTTAACATTTTCAAATATGGTAACTAAGTCTTCAATATTTTCTCCATCAATAGGACCAAAGTATTTAAAGCCAAATTCTTCGAAAAGCAACCCAGGCGAAAAAAATTTAAATGATTCTTCTATTTTTTTTGCTAGTTTTAAAGCAGGTTCATTCAGTACCGGAAAACCTTTTATGGCTTTTTCAATTTCTTTTCTTAGTGTGTTATACGTAGGACCCGTTAGTCTTTTTGTTAAATATGTGGATATAGCACCCAAAGATTTAGATATAGACATTTTATTGTCATTTAAAACGACTATTAGATCTTTATCTAACTCACCTGAATTATTTAATGCTTCAAAAGTAATACCGCTAGTAAGCGCTCCATCACCAATAACAGCTATAACTTTTTCTTTAGTGTTTAGAAGATCTTTGGCAGTAGTCATACCCAAAGCAGCTGATATTGCTGTGCTGGCGTGTCCTACATTAAAAGTATCATACTCACTTTCTGTTATTTTTGGAAATCCACTTATTCCGCCGTAAGTTCTTAAGGTTTTAAATTGATCTCTTCTACCTGTAATAATTTTGTGTGCATATGATTGATGTCCAACATCCCAAACAATTTTATCTTTTGGCGTGTTGAATACATAGTGTAAAGCCAAAGTTAACTCGACAGCCCCCAGAGAAGAAGCTAAATGTCCACCATTTTTTGATACTGTTTCTAAAATTAATTGTCTGATTTCTTTAGCTAAAACACTTAAATCTTTTAGTTTTAGCTTTTTTAAGTCACTTGGCGAATTAATTGTTTCTATCATTTAGTCTTTTCTAAATAAACCTTGGCTTGCTTGGCTTCTGGTGAATTAGGATACGTTTTTATAACTTTTTCCAGAAGAAAACGCCCGTCAATTTTGTCTCCAAGGTTAATAAACGATAATCCTTCTTTTAACATAGCCATACTTGCAAATTTACTTTTAGGATAAGTATTG
The DNA window shown above is from Desulfurella sp. and carries:
- the dxs gene encoding 1-deoxy-D-xylulose-5-phosphate synthase, whose translation is MIETINSPSDLKKLKLKDLSVLAKEIRQLILETVSKNGGHLASSLGAVELTLALHYVFNTPKDKIVWDVGHQSYAHKIITGRRDQFKTLRTYGGISGFPKITESEYDTFNVGHASTAISAALGMTTAKDLLNTKEKVIAVIGDGALTSGITFEALNNSGELDKDLIVVLNDNKMSISKSLGAISTYLTKRLTGPTYNTLRKEIEKAIKGFPVLNEPALKLAKKIEESFKFFSPGLLFEEFGFKYFGPIDGENIEDLVTIFENVKNLRGPIFVHILTKKGKGYKYAEENPSKFHGIGPFDISTGQTLEKNATQSYSSVFGESVINIMQDNPKVVAISAAMLIGTGLEKAKNIFPDRVFDVGIAEQHAVTFAGGLAISGMRPIVAIYSTFLQRSYDQIIHDIALQKLNVVFAIDRAGIVGDDGETHQGIFDVSYLNLVPNMIITAPKDATELDALLKFAINGNFGPFAIRYPRGESVNFGDEFIDTIEFGKWQVLNASDANDICIIAYGNCIKYAMQALEELKSNGINPHIINARFIKPFDTKMFSDILNTFNNIIIMEENTYIGSLGQTLIYHAYLNSNGKYPKIKHIALPDAFIEQGDSEFLRHKYFLSKDNLIETIYNFLKK